From Streptomyces fungicidicus, one genomic window encodes:
- a CDS encoding Pro-rich N-terminal domain-containing protein, protein MQHAVGSPLPPPPQGQGPAAGWSPAAHHPGPPPGAGAHQGPAPAPPQAPGFQVPPPAPAPHGSFPPPPDTTGHVPLPPGGPVAMPSPPQAPAAPDPAGTIMAVLLIGPAGAGKTSVAKYWAEHRRVPTAHISLDDVREWVRSGFADPQSGWNDHSEAQYRLARRTCGFAARNFLANGISCILDDAVFPDRPVVGLGGWKRHVGPGLLPVVLLPGLDIVLERNAERSGNRRLTDEEVARIHGRMAGWYGSGLPIIDNSQLDIPETARILDDVLARSIASPPPW, encoded by the coding sequence ATGCAGCACGCAGTGGGTTCTCCGCTGCCGCCGCCCCCTCAGGGGCAGGGACCGGCCGCGGGCTGGTCACCGGCCGCACATCACCCGGGCCCGCCGCCCGGAGCAGGCGCGCACCAGGGCCCCGCGCCCGCGCCGCCCCAGGCACCGGGCTTTCAGGTGCCTCCGCCCGCGCCCGCCCCGCACGGCTCGTTCCCGCCGCCGCCCGACACCACGGGCCATGTGCCGCTGCCGCCCGGCGGCCCGGTCGCCATGCCCAGCCCTCCGCAGGCGCCCGCGGCACCCGACCCGGCCGGGACGATCATGGCGGTGCTGCTGATAGGACCGGCCGGCGCCGGCAAGACCAGCGTGGCCAAGTACTGGGCGGAGCACCGCCGGGTCCCGACCGCCCACATCAGCCTCGACGACGTGCGCGAGTGGGTCCGCTCCGGCTTCGCCGACCCCCAGTCCGGCTGGAACGACCACTCCGAGGCGCAGTACCGCCTGGCCCGCCGCACCTGCGGCTTCGCCGCGCGCAACTTCCTCGCCAACGGCATCTCCTGCATCCTCGACGACGCCGTCTTCCCCGACCGGCCGGTCGTCGGCCTCGGCGGCTGGAAGCGGCACGTGGGTCCCGGCCTGCTGCCGGTCGTCCTCCTCCCCGGCCTGGACATCGTCCTGGAGCGCAACGCGGAGCGCTCGGGCAACCGGCGTCTCACCGACGAGGAGGTCGCCCGTATCCACGGCCGCATGGCCGGCTGGTACGGGTCGGGTCTGCCCATCATCGACAACTCCCAGCTGGACATACCGGAGACGGCCCGCATCCTGGACGACGTCCTGGCCCGCTCGATCGCCAGCCCCCCACCGTGGTAG
- the aroB gene encoding 3-dehydroquinate synthase has translation MSSEAVTRIHIGGTAGTEPYDVLVGRQLLGELAGLIGDRAKRVAILHPEALAETGDALRADLAGQGYEAIAIQVPNAEEAKTAEVAAYCWKALGQSGFTRTDVIVGVGGGATTDLAGFVAATWLRGVRWIAIPTTVLAMVDAAVGGKTGINTAEGKNLVGAFHPPAGVLCDLAALDSLPVNDYVSGLAEVIKAGFIADPAILDLIESDPQAARSPAGPHTAELIERSIRVKAEVVSSDLKESGLREILNYGHTLGHAIEKNERYKWRHGAAVSVGMHFAAELGRLAGRLDEATADRHRTVLESVGLPLHYRYDQWPKLLETMKVDKKSRGDLLRFIVLDGLGKPTVLEGPDPAVLLAAYGEVGE, from the coding sequence ATGAGCAGCGAAGCAGTGACGCGGATCCACATCGGCGGCACGGCGGGCACCGAACCCTACGACGTCCTGGTGGGCCGTCAGCTCCTCGGCGAGCTGGCCGGGCTGATCGGTGACCGGGCCAAGCGGGTCGCCATCCTGCACCCCGAAGCACTCGCCGAGACCGGCGACGCGCTCCGCGCCGACCTGGCCGGCCAGGGCTACGAGGCGATCGCCATCCAGGTGCCCAACGCGGAGGAGGCCAAGACCGCCGAGGTCGCCGCCTACTGCTGGAAGGCGCTCGGGCAGTCCGGCTTCACCCGCACCGACGTCATCGTCGGCGTGGGCGGCGGAGCCACCACCGACCTGGCCGGCTTCGTCGCCGCGACCTGGCTGCGCGGGGTCCGCTGGATCGCGATCCCGACCACCGTGCTCGCCATGGTCGACGCGGCCGTGGGCGGCAAGACCGGCATCAACACCGCCGAGGGCAAGAACCTGGTCGGAGCCTTCCACCCGCCCGCCGGCGTGCTGTGCGACCTGGCGGCCCTGGACTCCCTCCCGGTCAACGACTACGTCTCCGGACTCGCCGAGGTCATCAAGGCCGGCTTCATCGCCGACCCGGCGATCCTGGACCTCATCGAGTCCGACCCCCAGGCCGCCCGCAGCCCGGCCGGCCCGCACACCGCGGAACTGATCGAGCGTTCGATCCGGGTCAAGGCGGAGGTGGTCTCCTCCGACCTGAAGGAGTCGGGCCTCCGCGAGATCCTCAACTACGGCCACACCCTCGGCCACGCCATCGAGAAGAACGAGCGCTACAAGTGGCGCCACGGCGCGGCGGTGTCCGTCGGCATGCACTTCGCCGCCGAACTGGGCCGCCTCGCGGGCCGTTTGGACGAGGCCACCGCGGACCGGCACCGCACGGTCCTCGAATCGGTCGGCCTGCCCCTGCACTACCGCTACGACCAGTGGCCCAAGCTGCTGGAGACCATGAAGGTCGACAAGAAGTCCCGCGGTGACCTGCTGCGCTTCATCGTCCTCGACGGTCTCGGCAAGCCCACGGTGCTGGAGGGGCCGGACCCGGCCGTCCTGCTCGCCGCCTACGGCGAAGTCGGAGAGTAA
- a CDS encoding shikimate kinase: MGVGKSTVGHLLAERLGVAYRDTDDDIVAAEGRTIADIFVDEGEPAFRAIEKRAVRTALTEHDGVLALGGGAILDPDTRELLTGQRVVYLSMQVEEAVRRTGLGVARPLLAVNPRKQWRELMEARRHLYEEAATAVVPTDGRTPEEVTEAALDALEWKEA, encoded by the coding sequence ATGGGGGTCGGCAAGTCCACCGTCGGCCATCTGCTGGCCGAGCGGCTGGGCGTCGCCTACCGCGACACCGACGACGACATCGTCGCCGCCGAGGGCAGGACCATCGCCGACATCTTCGTCGACGAGGGGGAACCGGCCTTCCGGGCGATCGAGAAGCGGGCGGTGCGCACCGCGCTCACCGAACACGACGGCGTCCTGGCACTCGGCGGGGGAGCGATCCTCGACCCCGACACCCGCGAGCTGCTCACCGGGCAGCGCGTCGTGTACCTGTCGATGCAGGTCGAGGAGGCGGTCAGGCGCACCGGCCTGGGCGTCGCCCGCCCGCTGCTGGCGGTCAACCCGCGCAAGCAGTGGCGCGAACTGATGGAGGCGCGCCGGCACCTGTACGAGGAGGCCGCCACCGCCGTCGTACCGACCGACGGCCGCACGCCCGAAGAGGTCACCGAGGCCGCCCTGGACGCACTGGAGTGGAAAGAAGCATGA
- the aroC gene encoding chorismate synthase, producing the protein MSRLRWLTAGESHGPALVATLEGLPAGVPITTDMVADHLARRRLGYGRGARMKFERDEVTFLGGVRHGLTLGSPIAVMVGNTEWPKWDQVMAADPVDPEVLAGLARNAPLTRPRPGHADLAGMQKYGFDEARPILERASARETAARVALGAVARSYLKETAGVEIVSHVVELAAAKAPYGVYPTPADVERLDEDPVRCLDADASKAMVAEIDQAHKDGDTLGGVVEVLAYGVPVGLGSHVHWDRRLDARLAAALMGIQAIKGVEVGDGFDLARVPGSKAHDEILATDEGIKRASGRSGGTEGGLTTGELLRVRAAMKPIATVPRALRTVDVVTGEEAAAHHQRSDVCAVPAAGIVAEAMVALVLADAVAEKFGGDSVTETRRNVTSYLENLAIR; encoded by the coding sequence TTGAGCAGGTTGCGCTGGCTGACCGCGGGGGAGTCCCACGGACCCGCACTCGTCGCGACGCTGGAGGGCCTTCCCGCCGGCGTGCCGATCACCACGGACATGGTGGCGGACCACCTCGCGAGGCGGCGGCTGGGCTACGGTCGCGGCGCCCGGATGAAGTTCGAGCGCGACGAGGTCACCTTCCTCGGCGGAGTCCGGCACGGTCTGACCCTCGGCTCCCCGATCGCCGTCATGGTGGGCAACACCGAGTGGCCCAAGTGGGACCAGGTCATGGCCGCCGACCCGGTCGACCCGGAGGTGCTGGCCGGCCTGGCGCGCAACGCCCCGCTGACCCGCCCCCGCCCCGGCCACGCCGACCTGGCCGGCATGCAGAAGTACGGCTTCGACGAGGCCCGGCCGATCCTCGAGCGTGCCTCCGCCCGTGAGACCGCCGCCCGCGTGGCGCTGGGCGCGGTGGCACGGTCGTACCTGAAGGAGACGGCCGGCGTCGAGATCGTCAGCCACGTCGTCGAGCTGGCCGCGGCCAAGGCGCCGTACGGCGTGTACCCGACCCCCGCCGACGTGGAGCGGCTGGACGAGGATCCGGTGCGCTGCCTGGACGCGGACGCCTCGAAGGCGATGGTCGCGGAGATCGACCAGGCCCACAAGGACGGCGACACCCTGGGCGGTGTCGTCGAGGTGCTGGCGTACGGCGTCCCGGTCGGCCTCGGCTCTCACGTCCACTGGGACCGCCGCCTCGACGCACGCCTGGCCGCCGCCCTCATGGGCATCCAGGCGATCAAGGGCGTCGAGGTCGGCGACGGCTTCGACCTCGCCCGGGTGCCCGGCTCCAAGGCGCACGACGAGATCCTCGCCACCGACGAGGGCATCAAGCGCGCCTCCGGCCGCTCCGGCGGCACCGAGGGCGGACTGACCACCGGCGAGCTGCTGCGCGTGCGGGCTGCGATGAAGCCGATCGCGACCGTGCCGCGGGCGCTCAGGACGGTGGACGTCGTCACCGGCGAGGAGGCCGCCGCCCACCACCAGCGCTCCGACGTGTGCGCCGTGCCGGCCGCCGGCATCGTCGCCGAGGCGATGGTCGCCCTGGTCCTCGCCGACGCGGTCGCGGAGAAGTTCGGCGGCGACAGCGTCACCGAGACCCGCCGCAACGTGACCTCCTACCTCGAGAACCTGGCCATCCGGTGA
- a CDS encoding shikimate dehydrogenase, with the protein MPAARRAAVLGSPIAHSLSPVLHRTAYAELGLEGWTYDRFDVDEQALPGFFDTLGPQWAGLSLTMPLKRAVIPLLDSISDTATSVEAVNTVVLTPDGRRTGDNTDIPGMVAALREHGIDKVETAAILGAGATASSALAALGRICSDEIVVYVRSAARATEMRRWAERLDVTLRIADWDDAERALHAPLVVSTTPAGVTDTLARAVPERPAALFDVLYDPWPTELAARWSAYGGAVVGGLDLLVHQAVLQVEQMTGHTPAPLEAMRKAGERALADR; encoded by the coding sequence ATGCCCGCCGCCCGCAGGGCCGCCGTGCTCGGCTCCCCGATCGCCCACTCCCTCTCCCCGGTGCTGCACCGCACGGCCTACGCGGAGCTGGGTCTGGAAGGCTGGACGTACGACCGTTTCGACGTCGACGAGCAGGCGCTCCCGGGCTTCTTCGACACGCTGGGACCGCAGTGGGCGGGACTGTCGCTGACGATGCCGCTGAAGCGGGCCGTGATCCCGCTGCTCGACTCGATCAGCGACACCGCGACCTCGGTGGAGGCGGTCAACACGGTCGTCCTCACGCCGGACGGCCGCCGCACCGGCGACAACACCGACATCCCCGGGATGGTCGCCGCCCTGCGGGAGCACGGCATCGACAAGGTGGAGACGGCCGCGATCCTCGGCGCGGGCGCCACCGCCTCCTCGGCGCTGGCCGCGCTGGGCCGGATCTGCTCGGACGAGATCGTCGTCTACGTCCGCAGCGCCGCCCGTGCCACCGAGATGCGCCGGTGGGCCGAGCGGCTCGACGTGACCCTGCGCATCGCCGACTGGGACGACGCCGAGCGGGCCCTGCACGCCCCCCTGGTCGTCAGCACCACCCCGGCAGGTGTCACGGACACCCTCGCCCGGGCCGTCCCGGAACGCCCGGCGGCACTCTTCGACGTCCTCTACGACCCGTGGCCGACCGAGCTCGCCGCCCGCTGGTCGGCGTACGGGGGCGCCGTGGTCGGCGGTCTCGACCTGCTGGTGCACCAGGCGGTGCTGCAGGTGGAGCAGATGACCGGCCACACCCCGGCGCCGCTGGAGGCCATGCGAAAAGCGGGCGAACGCGCCCTCGCGGACCGCTAG